Proteins encoded together in one Amblyomma americanum isolate KBUSLIRL-KWMA chromosome 1, ASM5285725v1, whole genome shotgun sequence window:
- the LOC144114840 gene encoding PR domain zinc finger protein 14-like isoform X1, whose product MDAVFKDGEVFLVDGRPLDRSNWMRYVNCAASPQEQNLVAFRRYGNKYYRTPKAVGAGEELLVWYGAAFARELGLLGKPRGSGPSAKEGGNSEVRSKCVFSCGACGELFSAQDLLEKHRRRKHPQRLEGRHRCAHCPYSSDRKPNVVRHVRTHTSWRPFLCQVCGKGFARLDHLTGHQLVHSGEGPHECPECGQRFSQASYQTGCSPQGAALCGRRGLPRTCVPAAGSGSTIRATSTPADKHGGEAPRLLTVRQEVHATC is encoded by the exons GTTTTCAAGGACGGGGAGGTGTTCCTGGTGGACGGTCGTCCGCTAGACAGATCCAACTGGATGCGCTACGTGAACTGCGCAGCCAGTCCACAGGAACAGAACCTGGTGGCCTTCAGACGTTACGGCAACAAATACTACCGGACACCCAAGGCCGTGGGCGCCGGCGAGGAGCTCCTCGTGTGGTACGGCGCAGCGTTTGCTCGGGAGCTGGGGCTGCTCGGCAAGCCACGAGGTTCGGGGCCGTCCGCGAAAG AAGGCGGAAACAGCGAGGTCAGATCAAAATGTGTCTTCTCCTGCGGTGCATGCGGTGAGCTGTTTTCAGCGCAAGATCTCTTGGAGAAGCACAGGCGGCGCAAGCACCCGCAGAGGCTAGAGGGGAGGCACCGCTGCGCCCACTGCCCCTATTCGAGCGATCGAAA ACCTAATGTCGTCAGACACGTGCGGACCCACACAAGCTGGCGGCCCTTCTTGTGCCAGGTGTGCGGGAAGGGCTTCGCACGGCTAGACCATCTCACCGGCCACCAGCTGGTCCACTCGGGGGAGGGTCCGCACGAGTGCCCGGAGTGCGGACAGCGCTTCAGCCAGGCGTCTTACCAGACTGGCTGCTCACCGCAGGGTGCAGCACTGTGTGGACGGCGGGGGCTGCCTCGCACCTGTGTCCCCGCTGCGGGAAGTGGTTCAACCATAAGGGCCACCTCAACACCTGCTGACAAACACGGGGGAGAGGCCCCACGTTTGCTCACAGTGCGGCAAGAGGTTCACGCGACTTGTTGA
- the LOC144114840 gene encoding PR domain zinc finger protein 14-like isoform X2 — MRYVNCAASPQEQNLVAFRRYGNKYYRTPKAVGAGEELLVWYGAAFARELGLLGKPRGSGPSAKEGGNSEVRSKCVFSCGACGELFSAQDLLEKHRRRKHPQRLEGRHRCAHCPYSSDRKPNVVRHVRTHTSWRPFLCQVCGKGFARLDHLTGHQLVHSGEGPHECPECGQRFSQASYQTGCSPQGAALCGRRGLPRTCVPAAGSGSTIRATSTPADKHGGEAPRLLTVRQEVHATC, encoded by the exons ATGCGCTACGTGAACTGCGCAGCCAGTCCACAGGAACAGAACCTGGTGGCCTTCAGACGTTACGGCAACAAATACTACCGGACACCCAAGGCCGTGGGCGCCGGCGAGGAGCTCCTCGTGTGGTACGGCGCAGCGTTTGCTCGGGAGCTGGGGCTGCTCGGCAAGCCACGAGGTTCGGGGCCGTCCGCGAAAG AAGGCGGAAACAGCGAGGTCAGATCAAAATGTGTCTTCTCCTGCGGTGCATGCGGTGAGCTGTTTTCAGCGCAAGATCTCTTGGAGAAGCACAGGCGGCGCAAGCACCCGCAGAGGCTAGAGGGGAGGCACCGCTGCGCCCACTGCCCCTATTCGAGCGATCGAAA ACCTAATGTCGTCAGACACGTGCGGACCCACACAAGCTGGCGGCCCTTCTTGTGCCAGGTGTGCGGGAAGGGCTTCGCACGGCTAGACCATCTCACCGGCCACCAGCTGGTCCACTCGGGGGAGGGTCCGCACGAGTGCCCGGAGTGCGGACAGCGCTTCAGCCAGGCGTCTTACCAGACTGGCTGCTCACCGCAGGGTGCAGCACTGTGTGGACGGCGGGGGCTGCCTCGCACCTGTGTCCCCGCTGCGGGAAGTGGTTCAACCATAAGGGCCACCTCAACACCTGCTGACAAACACGGGGGAGAGGCCCCACGTTTGCTCACAGTGCGGCAAGAGGTTCACGCGACTTGTTGA